One Georgenia wutianyii DNA segment encodes these proteins:
- a CDS encoding ABC transporter ATP-binding protein — MSTLSEQSSEPVLTFNDLDVRFRTEFGSVHAVKGISLEVKPGEVVALVGESGSGKSVTSMTALGLLPKNARTSGRITVGENSVRDLDDRALRRMRGNDVAMVFQEPMTALNPVLTIGTQLTEALELHGIAYGAAADERAAELLRMVGIPEPERRLKQYPHELSGGQRQRVVIAIAISCDPKVIIADEPTTALDVTVQADILDLLRSLKDKLNTGILLITHNMGVVADMADRVAVMFKGNIVESGPVEQVLVSPEHPYTKRLLDAVPHLGRGRDQLGISQVDAPAVEEGETAALRMENLVIEYQRAGKPPFRAVDDVSFSVRQGEVVGLVGESGSGKSTIGRCALGLIPAASGTIRLFGEDFGAMGRKDAKSLRKRIGVIFQDPAASLNPRLPIGEIIAEPMVVHKVGDKRSRMAKVHELLEAVELPRSVYNRYPHELSGGQRQRVSVARALVLEPELLVADEPTSALDVSVQASVLAMFTELQRRYKFACLFISHDLAVVDLLAHRVVVLQNGKVVEQGDRESVLQNPQEEYTQRLLAAAPVPDPVEQRRRREERHALLESFGEEVAELHIDDSTIGSGPLDESTRE; from the coding sequence ATGAGCACCCTCTCCGAGCAGTCGAGCGAGCCGGTCCTCACCTTCAACGACCTCGACGTCCGCTTCCGGACGGAGTTCGGCTCGGTCCACGCCGTCAAGGGCATCTCCCTGGAGGTCAAGCCCGGTGAGGTCGTCGCCCTCGTCGGCGAGTCCGGGTCGGGCAAGTCGGTGACCTCGATGACCGCCCTCGGCCTGCTGCCGAAGAACGCCCGCACCAGCGGGCGGATCACTGTCGGTGAGAACAGCGTCCGCGACCTCGACGACCGCGCCCTGCGCCGGATGCGGGGCAACGACGTCGCCATGGTGTTCCAGGAGCCGATGACGGCGCTCAACCCGGTGCTCACCATCGGCACCCAGCTCACCGAGGCCCTCGAGCTCCACGGCATCGCCTACGGCGCCGCCGCGGACGAGCGCGCCGCCGAGCTGCTGCGGATGGTCGGCATCCCCGAGCCCGAGCGCCGCCTCAAGCAGTACCCGCACGAGCTGTCCGGTGGTCAGCGCCAGCGCGTCGTCATCGCCATCGCGATCAGCTGCGACCCGAAGGTCATCATCGCCGACGAGCCGACCACGGCCCTGGACGTCACGGTGCAGGCGGACATCCTCGACCTGCTCCGCTCGCTCAAGGACAAGCTCAACACCGGCATCCTGCTCATCACGCACAACATGGGCGTCGTCGCCGACATGGCCGACCGCGTCGCCGTGATGTTCAAGGGCAACATCGTCGAGAGCGGCCCCGTCGAGCAGGTCCTCGTGAGCCCCGAGCACCCGTACACCAAGCGGCTGCTCGACGCCGTCCCGCACCTGGGCCGCGGCCGCGACCAGCTCGGCATCTCGCAGGTCGACGCGCCGGCGGTCGAGGAGGGGGAGACCGCCGCGCTGCGCATGGAGAACCTCGTCATCGAGTACCAGCGGGCGGGCAAGCCCCCGTTCCGCGCCGTCGACGACGTCTCCTTCTCCGTGCGCCAGGGCGAGGTCGTCGGCCTCGTCGGTGAGTCCGGGTCGGGCAAGTCGACGATCGGGCGCTGCGCGCTCGGTCTCATCCCCGCCGCCTCCGGCACGATCCGCCTCTTCGGCGAGGACTTCGGGGCGATGGGCCGCAAGGACGCCAAGAGCCTGCGCAAGCGGATCGGCGTGATCTTCCAGGACCCCGCCGCCTCCCTCAACCCGCGCCTGCCGATCGGCGAGATCATCGCCGAGCCGATGGTCGTCCACAAGGTCGGGGACAAGCGCAGCCGGATGGCCAAGGTCCACGAGCTGCTCGAGGCCGTGGAGCTGCCCCGGAGCGTCTACAACCGCTACCCGCACGAGCTGTCCGGCGGCCAGCGCCAGCGCGTCTCCGTGGCGCGTGCGCTCGTCCTGGAGCCCGAGCTGCTCGTCGCCGACGAGCCCACCTCGGCCCTGGACGTCTCCGTCCAGGCGAGCGTGCTCGCGATGTTCACCGAGCTGCAGCGGCGCTACAAGTTCGCCTGCCTGTTCATCTCCCACGACCTCGCCGTGGTCGACCTGCTCGCCCACCGGGTGGTCGTCCTCCAGAACGGCAAGGTGGTGGAGCAGGGCGACCGCGAGTCGGTCCTGCAGAACCCGCAGGAGGAGTACACGCAGCGGCTCCTCGCCGCGGCCCCTGTGCCCGACCCCGTCGAGCAGCGTCGTCGCCGCGAGGAGCGGCACGCGCTGCTGGAGTCCTTCGGCGAGGAGGTCGCCGAGCTGCACATCGACGACAGCACCATCGGCAGCGGTCCGCTGGACGAGTCGACGCGCGAGTGA
- a CDS encoding ABC transporter permease produces the protein MGVARLLARRARAQPGTLLTLLVLTATVAAILAGTVGYTRAAGVATVRSTLTEAAPRDAGIQVQTRLAADPATQDAAVRRTLSRLLPADGLAVSRQLWTEPVAASVGEKRVRVLLAEVPAGAEPDAGPLATGEVLVPEQTAADAGLTPGKRLDVAGTSLTVAGTWRAADERTWFADPVVAAGTDGSALGPLLASAETVGAAVDVPFVRWTVYPDPAALTVADLPRLAEGLSGLDFALRDDDAVAVRGLTLTGDLAGTVADLEEATGTAAAVGLVPVALLGVISLVALVQVVRLLGQTRARETEILVARGSSARQITAWSAAELGVVCVLGAGAGTTLAALVVGRLDGGEAQRPVILTVGAAVAVVALLAGTVVAGLQARAAARRTATDRSGRLRGAAAAGTLVLTGAGAALSTWQLLRHGTPLLDDGGADVLAVLSLGALLAALAVSALALLGPLARVVAGLLARRRGLVGVFAARQVSRRVRAYAVPLVLVVLTVGATTVSASFAGATAVQREHVAALATGADVRVELPAGTTSRLARPQSVSAVPYRELPGVSAAGVVLREAGRFGEVPVALTALPAGRLDDLTRLPDGLGLTGATAGLATAAPGVALPDGARALDVTVRASLAAAEGAQDVLEAEAASLLDRLVTLDGLSPEEAAAVVADELARLREGDFSLAAALWLADADGALSMLDVGELPADPDGQDALVGPEPAEHRLRVALPPGGPYRVVALDLAVSGPRYGSVFTYDVASLAADGADLPLGTWAPSDALGPAVDVEPPLGLRGALPAGTDTAEARLVPADVPAAVPAVVTAHLAATADLAVGDALPLALAGTSADLTVTAVADALPGGLEEDAVLVDLATLGQHVLARQPGPVLPRQVWLAVAADTDAADVGSAARELAGREAQVEVAGTGRTDSAASVRQAFWIAAGGSALLALTGVAAVVLALARERRSEVMVLRALGLPPAAQARSRAAELLGVGALGAVLGVVAGWLASAVLVPTLARASATDVSPLPLGGRLDVLPALGVLAVLAGGLLVVGAALAARVRAQALDAEYREEVR, from the coding sequence ATGGGGGTCGCCCGGCTGCTGGCGCGGCGTGCACGCGCGCAGCCGGGCACCCTCCTCACCCTGCTCGTCCTCACCGCGACCGTCGCGGCGATCCTCGCCGGGACGGTCGGTTACACCCGCGCCGCCGGGGTGGCCACAGTGCGCAGCACCCTCACCGAGGCCGCCCCGCGGGACGCCGGCATCCAGGTGCAGACCCGCCTCGCCGCCGATCCGGCGACGCAGGACGCCGCCGTGCGCCGGACCCTCTCCCGGCTGCTCCCCGCCGACGGCCTGGCGGTCTCCCGGCAGCTGTGGACCGAGCCGGTCGCCGCGTCGGTGGGGGAGAAGCGCGTCAGGGTCCTCCTCGCCGAGGTCCCCGCCGGCGCCGAGCCCGACGCCGGGCCCCTCGCGACAGGTGAGGTGCTCGTGCCGGAGCAGACGGCCGCCGACGCCGGGCTGACCCCGGGCAAGCGGCTCGACGTCGCGGGAACCTCGCTCACCGTCGCCGGGACCTGGCGCGCCGCGGACGAGCGGACGTGGTTCGCCGACCCGGTGGTCGCCGCCGGCACCGACGGCTCCGCCCTCGGGCCGCTGCTCGCCTCCGCGGAGACCGTCGGCGCCGCCGTCGACGTCCCGTTCGTGCGCTGGACGGTCTACCCCGACCCCGCCGCGCTCACCGTCGCCGACCTGCCCCGGCTCGCCGAGGGCCTCTCCGGACTCGACTTCGCGCTCCGCGACGACGACGCCGTCGCCGTCCGTGGCCTCACCCTCACCGGCGACCTCGCCGGGACCGTCGCCGACCTCGAGGAGGCGACGGGCACCGCCGCCGCCGTCGGCCTCGTGCCGGTGGCGCTCCTCGGCGTCATCTCCCTCGTCGCCCTCGTCCAGGTCGTCCGGCTGCTCGGGCAGACCCGCGCTCGCGAGACCGAGATCCTCGTCGCCCGGGGCTCCTCCGCCCGGCAGATCACGGCGTGGTCGGCCGCCGAGCTCGGCGTCGTGTGCGTCCTCGGCGCCGGCGCCGGGACGACCCTCGCGGCGCTCGTCGTCGGCCGGCTCGACGGCGGGGAGGCCCAGCGGCCGGTGATCCTCACCGTCGGTGCCGCCGTGGCCGTCGTCGCGCTCCTCGCCGGGACGGTGGTCGCCGGGCTCCAGGCGCGCGCCGCGGCTCGGCGGACGGCCACCGACCGCTCCGGCCGGCTCCGGGGCGCCGCCGCAGCCGGGACCCTCGTGCTCACCGGGGCGGGCGCCGCCCTGTCCACCTGGCAGCTGCTGCGGCACGGCACCCCGCTCCTCGACGACGGCGGCGCCGACGTGCTCGCCGTCCTTTCCCTGGGCGCCCTCCTCGCCGCCCTCGCCGTCAGCGCGCTCGCCCTCCTCGGCCCGCTCGCCCGGGTGGTCGCCGGGCTCCTCGCCCGCCGCCGTGGGCTCGTCGGCGTGTTCGCCGCGCGTCAGGTCTCCCGGCGAGTGCGCGCCTACGCCGTCCCCCTCGTCCTCGTCGTGCTCACCGTCGGCGCGACGACGGTCTCCGCGTCCTTCGCCGGTGCCACCGCCGTCCAGCGCGAGCACGTCGCCGCGCTCGCCACGGGTGCCGACGTGCGCGTCGAGCTGCCGGCCGGGACCACCTCGCGCCTCGCCCGGCCGCAGTCGGTCTCGGCGGTGCCGTACCGCGAGCTGCCCGGCGTCTCCGCCGCCGGCGTCGTGCTGCGTGAGGCCGGACGCTTCGGTGAGGTGCCGGTCGCGCTCACCGCCCTGCCCGCCGGCCGGCTCGACGACCTCACCCGCCTGCCCGACGGACTCGGCCTCACCGGCGCCACCGCCGGGCTCGCCACCGCCGCGCCCGGCGTCGCCCTGCCCGACGGCGCCCGGGCGCTCGACGTCACCGTCCGGGCCTCCCTCGCCGCGGCCGAGGGGGCGCAGGACGTCCTCGAGGCCGAGGCCGCCTCGCTCCTCGACCGTCTCGTCACCCTCGACGGCCTGTCCCCGGAGGAGGCCGCGGCGGTCGTCGCCGACGAGCTCGCCCGGCTGCGCGAGGGGGACTTCTCCCTCGCCGCCGCCCTCTGGCTGGCGGACGCCGACGGCGCGCTGAGCATGCTCGACGTCGGGGAGCTCCCGGCCGACCCCGACGGGCAGGACGCGCTCGTCGGGCCCGAGCCCGCGGAGCACCGGCTCCGGGTGGCCCTGCCGCCCGGCGGGCCCTACCGGGTGGTCGCCCTCGACCTCGCGGTCAGCGGGCCGCGCTACGGGTCGGTCTTCACCTACGACGTGGCCTCCCTCGCCGCCGACGGCGCGGACCTGCCCCTGGGCACGTGGGCGCCGAGCGACGCGCTCGGGCCCGCAGTCGACGTCGAGCCGCCGCTCGGGCTGCGGGGGGCGCTGCCGGCCGGGACGGACACGGCCGAGGCACGGCTCGTGCCCGCCGACGTCCCCGCCGCCGTGCCCGCCGTCGTCACCGCCCACCTCGCCGCCACGGCCGACCTCGCCGTCGGGGATGCCCTGCCCCTCGCGCTCGCCGGTACCTCCGCCGACCTCACCGTCACCGCCGTCGCGGACGCCCTGCCCGGCGGTCTGGAGGAGGACGCCGTCCTCGTCGACCTCGCGACCCTCGGGCAGCACGTCCTGGCCCGGCAGCCCGGCCCCGTGCTGCCCCGGCAGGTGTGGCTCGCCGTCGCCGCGGACACCGACGCCGCGGACGTCGGGTCGGCCGCCCGTGAGCTCGCCGGCCGTGAGGCGCAGGTCGAGGTCGCGGGGACGGGCCGGACGGACTCCGCGGCCTCGGTCCGCCAGGCGTTCTGGATCGCGGCGGGCGGGTCCGCGCTCCTCGCCCTCACCGGCGTCGCCGCCGTCGTCCTCGCCCTCGCCCGGGAGCGGCGCAGCGAGGTCATGGTGCTGCGCGCGCTGGGACTGCCGCCGGCCGCGCAGGCGCGCAGCAGGGCCGCCGAGCTCCTCGGGGTCGGCGCGCTCGGCGCCGTGCTCGGCGTCGTCGCCGGGTGGCTCGCCTCCGCGGTGCTCGTCCCCACCCTCGCCCGCGCTTCCGCCACCGACGTCTCCCCGCTGCCGCTCGGCGGCCGCCTCGACGTGCTGCCGGCGCTCGGCGTCCTCGCCGTCCTCGCGGGCGGGCTCCTCGTCGTCGGCGCCGCGCTCGCCGCCCGCGTCCGGGCCCAGGCGCTGGACGCCGAGTACCGGGAGGAGGTGCGATGA
- a CDS encoding FtsX-like permease family protein has product MTGLLRLTARQATAHKAVPVALVLLVLLVSGVVTAWPRLLAGVDDRQTTHEIAGASPLARDVVAVLPDTWPDLPAPAPGTTPFAPEVEESLGGTLVALEELRAAQPEPLRSMLGDPLFWVATPPFDVQAPPDPVIGTQRLSLKVDPQLGEHVELTAGRWPEPPTHVDPYAGLSDAERISLTLDEETALVRQAIAAGGPLEVVLAAPAAEALGWEVGTERRVVGNTVPVLLTGTFTALDADDGFWVHNPQSAEPYLVDDLNLGTSALAAAYVSPAWDGRLPTQFPVSSVRTQLWYPVEVGALAARDVDDAAAQLTRFTAPQTLGTGETGPLPVRFASDLGGVLDRVAQQQAVTSTVLAIIAAGPLGVTLAVFLLAARLLVARRRPGLALMAARGGSGRQLRSMLALEGLVLSLPAAAAGAVLAVLLLPGRTRPADLLLTGLVALVPAVMLAATTSPRGLRESRADLGRRPGRRRWVVEALVLGVTLAALVLLLQRGVEPGAGETDLLLTTVPLLLAVATCVLVLRAYPLPVRALAGVLRRRRGVTAFLGSARAVRDPAGGLVPAVALVIGVSVAMFSVVLSSTIEAGVQTTAWRAVGADLRLTGPIFDEEHVAEIAAVPGVAAVASIGDAGTVSVSGERLDLAVLDPDDVRAVQADGVGIATLPTALTAGPGSGDAVPAVLSAGAADTLGAGVGDRLEVAVGDGLALDVVGVMDALAGAGTTGDVLLDAAAFTEATGRSVLPRTLLLDVADGQDPTTVLDRVREVEPVARAQNPAGDAGNFLASPMAGGMNAALAVAVVLSLVLVLVAVVMTQLMGAPARGRLLAVLRTLGLDRRQARGIVAWELAPLAVVSVVAGGVLGVLVPWVVLGAMDLTALTGGAEQPALVVDPVSAGAVLGGVLVVTAAAVLVSTMMSSRADVATELRMGEET; this is encoded by the coding sequence ATGACCGGCCTCCTGCGCCTCACCGCCCGGCAGGCCACCGCCCACAAGGCGGTCCCCGTCGCCCTCGTGCTCCTCGTCCTGCTCGTCTCCGGTGTCGTCACCGCCTGGCCCCGGCTCCTCGCCGGCGTCGACGACCGGCAGACCACCCACGAGATCGCCGGGGCCAGCCCGCTCGCGCGTGACGTCGTCGCCGTCCTGCCGGACACGTGGCCCGACCTCCCGGCGCCCGCGCCCGGCACGACGCCCTTCGCGCCCGAGGTCGAGGAGAGCCTCGGCGGGACGCTCGTCGCCCTCGAGGAGCTGCGCGCGGCGCAGCCCGAGCCGCTGCGCAGCATGCTCGGCGACCCGCTCTTCTGGGTCGCGACGCCCCCCTTCGACGTCCAGGCCCCGCCCGACCCCGTCATCGGCACCCAGCGGCTCAGCCTCAAGGTCGACCCGCAGCTCGGCGAGCACGTCGAGCTCACCGCCGGCCGCTGGCCCGAGCCACCGACGCACGTCGACCCGTACGCGGGGCTCAGCGACGCCGAGCGCATCTCCCTCACGCTCGACGAGGAGACCGCCCTCGTCCGGCAGGCCATCGCCGCGGGCGGCCCGCTCGAGGTCGTCCTCGCCGCGCCCGCTGCCGAGGCGCTGGGGTGGGAGGTCGGCACCGAGCGGCGGGTCGTGGGCAACACCGTGCCCGTGCTCCTCACCGGGACGTTCACCGCCCTGGACGCCGACGACGGCTTCTGGGTGCACAACCCGCAGTCGGCCGAGCCGTACCTCGTCGACGACCTCAACCTCGGCACCTCGGCGCTCGCCGCCGCCTACGTCAGCCCGGCGTGGGACGGCCGGCTGCCCACGCAGTTCCCCGTCTCCTCCGTGCGCACCCAGCTCTGGTACCCGGTGGAGGTCGGGGCGCTCGCCGCGCGGGACGTCGACGACGCCGCCGCCCAGCTCACGCGCTTCACCGCGCCCCAGACGCTCGGCACGGGCGAGACCGGCCCGCTGCCCGTCCGCTTCGCCAGCGACCTCGGCGGCGTGCTCGACCGGGTCGCCCAGCAGCAGGCCGTGACGTCGACCGTGCTCGCGATCATCGCCGCCGGACCGCTCGGGGTCACCCTCGCCGTCTTCCTCCTCGCCGCGCGGCTGCTCGTCGCACGCCGCCGGCCGGGCCTGGCCCTCATGGCCGCCCGCGGCGGCTCCGGCCGGCAGCTGCGCTCGATGCTCGCGCTCGAGGGGCTCGTCCTCTCACTGCCCGCCGCCGCGGCCGGGGCGGTGCTCGCGGTCCTCCTGCTCCCGGGGCGCACCCGGCCCGCCGACCTCCTCCTCACCGGGCTCGTCGCGCTCGTGCCCGCTGTCATGCTCGCGGCCACCACCTCCCCGCGCGGGCTGCGCGAGAGCCGCGCCGACCTCGGCCGGCGGCCCGGGCGACGCCGGTGGGTCGTCGAGGCCCTCGTCCTCGGAGTCACCCTCGCGGCGCTCGTCCTGCTCCTCCAGCGCGGCGTGGAGCCCGGAGCCGGGGAGACCGACCTCCTCCTCACCACCGTGCCGCTGCTGCTCGCCGTCGCGACCTGCGTCCTCGTCCTGCGCGCCTACCCGCTGCCGGTGCGGGCGCTGGCCGGGGTGCTGCGCCGGCGCCGCGGCGTCACTGCCTTCCTCGGCTCGGCCCGCGCCGTCCGCGACCCCGCCGGCGGCCTCGTCCCCGCCGTCGCGCTCGTCATCGGGGTCTCGGTCGCGATGTTCTCCGTCGTCCTCAGCTCGACCATCGAGGCGGGCGTGCAGACCACCGCGTGGCGCGCCGTCGGCGCCGACCTCCGCCTCACCGGCCCGATCTTCGACGAGGAGCACGTCGCCGAGATCGCGGCCGTCCCGGGGGTGGCGGCCGTCGCCTCGATCGGGGACGCCGGCACGGTGAGCGTGTCGGGGGAGCGCCTCGACCTCGCCGTCCTCGACCCGGACGACGTCCGCGCCGTCCAGGCCGACGGCGTCGGCATCGCCACTCTCCCCACCGCCCTCACCGCGGGGCCGGGCAGCGGTGACGCCGTGCCCGCCGTGCTGTCCGCCGGGGCGGCCGACACCCTCGGCGCGGGGGTCGGCGACCGCCTGGAGGTGGCGGTCGGTGACGGGCTCGCGCTCGACGTCGTCGGCGTCATGGACGCCCTCGCCGGGGCCGGAACCACGGGCGACGTCCTCCTCGACGCCGCCGCGTTCACCGAGGCGACCGGCCGCAGTGTGCTGCCCCGCACCCTCCTGCTCGACGTCGCCGACGGCCAGGACCCGACGACCGTCCTCGACCGCGTCCGGGAGGTCGAGCCGGTCGCCCGGGCGCAGAACCCGGCGGGCGATGCCGGGAACTTCCTCGCCTCGCCGATGGCCGGGGGGATGAACGCGGCGCTCGCCGTCGCCGTCGTGCTCAGCCTCGTGCTCGTCCTGGTCGCCGTCGTCATGACCCAGCTCATGGGGGCGCCGGCCCGTGGGCGGCTGCTCGCGGTGCTGCGCACGCTCGGGCTGGACCGGCGCCAGGCGCGCGGCATCGTCGCGTGGGAGCTGGCGCCGCTCGCCGTCGTGTCGGTCGTGGCCGGCGGTGTGCTCGGCGTCCTCGTGCCCTGGGTGGTCCTCGGGGCGATGGACCTCACCGCGCTCACCGGCGGCGCGGAGCAGCCGGCGCTGGTCGTGGACCCCGTGTCCGCCGGCGCGGTGCTCGGCGG